In Triticum aestivum cultivar Chinese Spring chromosome 5B, IWGSC CS RefSeq v2.1, whole genome shotgun sequence, the following proteins share a genomic window:
- the LOC123114159 gene encoding 30S ribosomal protein S7, chloroplastic-like, which yields MSRRGTAEKRTAKSDPIFRNRLVNMVVNRILKDGKKSLAYQILYRAVKKIQQKTETNPLLVLRQAIRRVTPNIGVKTRRNKKGSTRKVPIEIGSKQGRALAIRWLLEASQKRPGRNMAFKLSSELVDAAKGSGGAIRKKEATHRMAEANRALAHFR from the coding sequence ATGTCACGTCGAGGTACTGCAGAAAAAAGAACTGCAAAATCTGATCCAATTTTTCGTAATCGATTAGTTAACATGGTGGTTAACCGTATTCTGAAAGACGGAAAAAAATCATTGGCTTATCAAATTCTCTATCGAGCCGTGAAAAAGATTCAACAAAAGACAGAAACAAATCCACTATTGGTTTTACGTCAAGCaatacgtagagtaactcccaatatAGGAGTAAAAACAAGACGTAATAAAAAAGGATCGACGCGGAAAGTTCCGATTGAAATAGGATCtaaacaaggaagagcacttgcCATTCGTTGGTTATTAGAAGCATCCCAAAAGCGTCCGGGTCGAAATATGGCTTTCAAATTAAGTTCCGAATTAGTAGATGCTGCCAAAGGGAGTGGGGGTGCCATACGCAAAAAGGAAGCGACTCATAGAATGGCAGAGGCAAATAGAGCTCTTGCACATTTTCGTTAA
- the LOC123114158 gene encoding B3 domain-containing protein Os06g0194400, translating to MAESNSYEEQRRRQMEENRRKLEELRLHHLSAAVREAAARPKPNPNPRPKRKAPEPGELRRSGRVAGLPEQPNYLDGAEQRGYRGVYEAYAVRKGPTDEERAGAVAKAEELQRRIHRTRCPAFVKPMSHSLAMNAVQMLIPKDFFKYLPEHDEAVVVVDEADDEFHMMYNAHRKGKHCHYYLDKGWKGFAFDHDLADGDCLVFHMTERAMFKVYIFRANPDYESNQTSDDSEDEE from the exons ATGGCGGAATCGAACTCGTACGAGGAGCAGCGCCGGCGGCAGATGGAGGAGAACCGCCGGAAGCTGGAGGAGCTCCGCCTGCACCACCTCTCCGCCGCCGTCCGCGAGGCCGCCGCCAGGCCCAAGCCCAACCCCAACCCCAGGCCG AAGCGCAAGGCCCCGGAgcccggcgagctccggcggtcCGGCCGCGTCGCGGGCCTCCCGGAGCAGCCCAACTACCTCGACGGCGCAGAGCAGCGCGGCTACCGTGGAGTCTACGAGGCATACGCTGTTCGGAAAGGGCCGACCGACGAGGAGAGGGCCGGCGCCGTCGCCAAGGCGGAGGAGCTCCAGCGCCGGATCCACCGCACCCGCTGCCCCGCCTTCGTCAAGCCCATGTCCCACAGCCTCGCCATGAATGCAGTCCAGATG CTAATCCCCAAGGACTTCTTCAAGTATCTCCCGGAGCATGATGAGGCGGTCGTGGTGGTGGATGAGGCGGATGACGAGTTCCACATGATGTACAATGCCCACAGAAAGGGCAAACACTGTCACTACTACCTCGACAAGGGGTGGAAAGGGTTCGCCTTCGACCATGACCTTGCCGATGGCGATTGCTTGGTTTTCCACATGACAGAGAGGGCAATGTTCAAG GTCTACATTTTTAGAGCAAACCCAGACTATGAAAGCAACCAAACTTCTgatgactctgaggatgaagagtAA
- the LOC123114160 gene encoding ribosomal protein S7, mitochondrial-like: MGDFDGEQKELIKKLVNFRMIDGKRTRVRAIVYKTFHRLARTERDVIKLMVDAVDNIKPICEVVKVGVAGTIYDVPGIVARDRQQTLAIRWILGAAFKRRISYRISLEKCSFAEILDAYRKRGISRKRRENLHGLASTNRSFAHFRWW, encoded by the coding sequence ATGGGGGACTTTGATGGTGAGCAAAAAGAATTGATCAAGAAATTGGTAAACTTTCGCATGATCGATGGTAAAAGAACGAGAGTTCGTGCTATTGTTTATAAAACTTTTCACCGCCTAGCTCGAACTGAACGCGATGTAATAAAACTTATGGTTGACGCCGTAGATAATATAAAGCCAATATGCGAAGTGGTCAAAGTAGGAGTCGCAGGTACTATTTATGATGTTCCTGGGATTGTAGCCAGGGATCGTCAACAAACCTTAGCTATTCGTTGGATCCTTGGAGCAGCTTTCAAACGACGTATAAGCTACAGGATAAGCTTAGAGAAATGTTCATTTGCTGAGATACTGGATGCTTACCGAAAGAGGGGAATTTCACGTAAGAGAAGGGAGAATCTTCATGGACTGGCTTCCACCAATCGGAGTTTCGCGCATTTCAGATGGTGGTAA